A window of the Oscillospiraceae bacterium NTUH-002-81 genome harbors these coding sequences:
- a CDS encoding tRNA threonylcarbamoyladenosine dehydratase codes for MLTQFSRTELLFGKEAMEKLAHSRVAVFGIGGVGGYVCEALVRSGVGAFDLIDDDKVCLTNLNRQIIATRSTVGKYKTDVMMERMKDINPDVEVQVHKCFFLPENADSFPFADYDYVVDAVDTVTAKISLVMKAQEAGVPIISSMGAGNKLDASAFRVADIYKTKVCPLAKVMRRELKKRGVKKLKVVYSEEQPTRPLEDMGISCRTNCICPPGAKHKCTERRDIPGSTAFVPSVAGLIIAGEVVKDLTGKNTK; via the coding sequence ATGTTGACGCAGTTTTCGAGAACGGAATTATTATTTGGAAAAGAGGCCATGGAGAAGCTGGCCCATTCCCGGGTGGCCGTGTTTGGCATCGGCGGTGTGGGCGGTTATGTGTGCGAGGCGCTGGTGCGCAGCGGCGTGGGGGCTTTTGATCTCATTGACGACGACAAAGTGTGCCTGACAAATCTGAACCGGCAGATTATTGCCACTCGCAGCACCGTTGGAAAATATAAGACAGATGTGATGATGGAGCGGATGAAGGACATCAACCCGGACGTGGAGGTACAGGTGCACAAGTGCTTTTTCCTGCCGGAAAATGCGGATTCCTTTCCGTTTGCGGACTATGACTATGTGGTGGACGCGGTGGATACCGTGACAGCCAAGATTTCCCTTGTGATGAAAGCCCAGGAGGCAGGCGTGCCCATCATCAGCAGCATGGGAGCCGGCAATAAGCTGGATGCCAGCGCTTTCCGGGTGGCGGATATTTACAAGACGAAGGTGTGTCCGCTGGCCAAGGTCATGCGCCGGGAGCTGAAAAAACGGGGCGTGAAGAAATTAAAGGTGGTATATTCCGAAGAACAGCCCACCCGGCCGCTGGAGGACATGGGGATCAGCTGCAGAACGAACTGTATCTGCCCGCCAGGCGCAAAACACAAATGCACCGAGCGGCGTGACATTCCGGGAAGCACCGCTTTCGTGCCGTCGGTGGCAGGGCTGATCATTGCGGGCGAGGTTGTTAAAGATCTGACTGGAAAAAATACCAAATAA
- the uvrC gene encoding excinuclease ABC subunit UvrC: MFNIEEELKKLPGKPGVYIMHDASDAIIYVGKAISLKNRVRQYFQSSRNKGAKIERMVTQIARFEYIITDSELEALVLECNLIKEHRPKYNTMLKDDKSYPFIKVTVEEAYPRVLFARRMKKDKSRYYGPYTSAGAVKETIELLHKLYQIRTCNRNLPRDIGLDRPCLNYHIHQCQAPCQGYVSKEEYRESVNQVVSFLSGNYEPVLQMLEKKMQDASDALEFEKAIEYRELLSSVRAVAQKQKITNSDGEDKDVLALAKDEHDAVVQVFFVRDGRLIGRDHFYLNHVEGESRSAILGSFIKQFYAGTPFIPRELMLQCEVEDAEVMEEWLSGRRGQKVHLRVPKKGTKEKLVELAAKNAEMVLSQDRERIRREEGRTIGAMKEIAGWLGLQNATRMEAFDISNTNGFESVGSMVVFEKGRPKRSDYRKFKIRTVQGPDDYASMREVLMRRFTHGMEEEKELEKKNISAEFGSFTRFPDLLMMDGGRGQVNIALSVLRELNLAIPVCGMVKDDNHRTRGLYYNNVEIPIDRNSEGFRLITRIQDEAHRFAIEYHRSLRSKEQVHSVLDDIPGIGPARRRALMKHFQSLEAIRDADMDALQEVDSMNEAAARSVYQFFHGNGKKQQDPS; encoded by the coding sequence ATGTTCAATATAGAAGAGGAATTAAAAAAACTGCCCGGGAAACCGGGCGTCTATATTATGCACGATGCATCGGATGCCATCATTTACGTGGGCAAGGCCATCAGCCTGAAAAACCGGGTGCGGCAGTATTTTCAGTCCAGCCGGAACAAGGGCGCCAAGATTGAGCGGATGGTGACCCAGATTGCCCGGTTTGAGTATATCATCACGGATTCCGAGCTGGAGGCGCTGGTGCTGGAGTGCAACCTGATCAAAGAGCACCGTCCCAAATACAATACCATGCTCAAGGACGACAAGAGTTATCCGTTTATTAAAGTGACGGTGGAGGAAGCCTATCCCCGGGTGCTGTTTGCCCGGCGGATGAAGAAGGACAAATCCCGGTATTACGGGCCGTATACGAGTGCAGGGGCGGTGAAGGAGACGATAGAGCTGCTGCACAAGCTGTACCAGATCCGGACGTGTAACCGGAATCTGCCCCGGGATATCGGCCTGGACCGGCCCTGTCTCAATTACCATATTCACCAGTGCCAGGCCCCCTGTCAGGGCTATGTGAGCAAGGAGGAATACCGGGAGTCGGTGAACCAGGTGGTCAGCTTCTTAAGCGGCAACTATGAGCCGGTGCTGCAAATGCTGGAGAAGAAAATGCAGGATGCGTCGGATGCGCTGGAATTTGAGAAGGCCATCGAATACCGGGAACTGCTTTCCAGCGTCCGGGCAGTGGCCCAGAAGCAGAAGATCACCAACAGCGACGGTGAGGACAAGGACGTGCTGGCGCTGGCCAAGGACGAGCATGATGCCGTGGTGCAGGTGTTCTTTGTCAGGGACGGACGGCTCATCGGCCGGGATCATTTCTATCTGAACCATGTGGAGGGTGAGAGCAGGAGCGCCATCCTGGGCAGCTTTATCAAGCAGTTTTATGCCGGAACGCCGTTTATCCCCAGGGAACTCATGCTGCAGTGCGAAGTGGAGGATGCGGAGGTCATGGAAGAGTGGCTGTCCGGACGCCGGGGGCAGAAGGTACATCTGCGGGTGCCCAAAAAGGGAACCAAGGAAAAACTGGTGGAACTGGCTGCCAAGAATGCGGAAATGGTACTCAGCCAGGACAGGGAACGGATCCGCCGGGAGGAGGGCCGTACCATTGGAGCCATGAAGGAGATCGCAGGATGGCTGGGATTGCAGAACGCCACCCGGATGGAGGCTTTCGATATTTCCAACACCAACGGCTTCGAGTCCGTGGGCTCCATGGTCGTTTTCGAGAAGGGCAGACCTAAGCGCAGCGATTACCGGAAATTTAAGATCCGCACCGTGCAGGGGCCGGACGATTATGCCAGCATGCGGGAAGTGCTGATGCGTCGGTTTACGCATGGCATGGAAGAAGAAAAAGAACTGGAAAAGAAAAACATATCCGCAGAGTTCGGCAGCTTCACCCGTTTCCCTGATCTGCTCATGATGGACGGCGGACGGGGCCAGGTGAATATCGCGCTGTCGGTGCTGCGGGAACTGAATCTTGCTATCCCTGTGTGCGGTATGGTAAAGGACGACAACCACCGTACCCGCGGCCTGTATTATAATAATGTGGAGATTCCCATCGACCGGAATTCCGAGGGCTTCCGCCTGATCACCCGGATCCAGGACGAGGCCCACCGGTTTGCCATCGAGTACCATCGATCCCTGCGCAGCAAGGAGCAGGTACATTCCGTGCTGGACGACATCCCCGGCATCGGACCTGCCAGACGGCGGGCGCTGATGAAGCATTTTCAGTCGCTGGAGGCCATCCGGGATGCGGATATGGACGCTTTGCAGGAGGTAGATTCCATGAACGAGGCTGCCGCCCGCAGCGTTTACCAGTTTTTTCACGGGAACGGGAAAAAACAGCAGGATCCCTCTTGA
- a CDS encoding valine--tRNA ligase: MEKNLEKTYDPNGIEGRLYQKWLDKKYFHAEVDRSKKPFTIVMPPPNITGQLHMGHALDNTMQDILIRYKRMQGFNALWQPGTDHASIATEVKIIEALKKEGIEKEDLGREKFLERAWDWKKEYGGRIVSQLKKMGSSADWDRERFTMDEGCSKAVEEVFVNLYNKGYIYKGNRIINWCPVCHTSISDAEVEHVEQAGHFWHIKYPLVGGAEGEGVVVATTRPETLLGDTALAVNPEDERYQHLIGKKVILPLVNREIPIIADSYVDKEFGTGVVKITPAHDPNDFEVGKRHNLELINVLNDDATINEKGGKYAGMDRYEARKAMVADLDAQGLLVKVEDHSHNVGTHDRCKTTVEPMAKQQWFVAMEELAKPAINALKTGELKFVPERFDKIYLHWLENIRDWCISRQLWWGHRIPAYYCDQCGETVVAKEMPKVCPKCGCTHFTQDPDTLDTWFSSALWPFSTLGWPEKTEDLDYFYPTDVLVTGYDIIFFWVIRMVFSGYAHTGKAPFHTVLIHGLVRDSQGRKMSKSLGNGIDPLEVIDKYGADALRLTLITGNAPGNDMRFYWERVEASRNFANKVWNASRFIMMNMKDTHMAPVDLATLTDADKWILSKGNRLAEEVTSNMDKYELGIAVQKIYDFIWEEFCDWYIEMVKPRLYNQEDTSRDAALWTLRTVLIQALKLLHPYMPFITEEIFCTIQEDEESIMISDWPKFTPDWDFPEEENAIETIKEAVRAIRNVRTQMNVPPSRKAAVYVVSDSEKIRKIFENGKTFFAALGYASAIMIQEDKTGIADDAVSAVIHNAVVYIPFADLVDIDKELERLQKEKERLEKELARVNGMLNNEKFMSKAPEKKVAEEREKLAKYTQMMEQVNERLQQLHK, from the coding sequence ATGGAGAAGAATCTGGAAAAAACCTATGACCCCAACGGGATTGAAGGCCGTCTGTATCAGAAATGGCTGGATAAGAAGTATTTTCACGCGGAGGTAGACCGCAGCAAGAAGCCGTTTACCATCGTGATGCCGCCGCCGAACATCACCGGCCAGCTGCACATGGGACATGCCCTGGACAATACCATGCAGGACATCCTCATCCGTTACAAGAGAATGCAGGGCTTCAATGCACTCTGGCAGCCGGGCACAGACCACGCCAGCATCGCCACAGAGGTGAAGATCATCGAGGCACTGAAAAAGGAAGGCATCGAGAAGGAAGATCTGGGCCGGGAGAAGTTCCTGGAGCGTGCCTGGGACTGGAAGAAAGAGTACGGCGGACGGATCGTCAGCCAGTTAAAGAAGATGGGTTCCTCCGCAGACTGGGACAGAGAGCGGTTTACCATGGATGAGGGCTGCTCAAAGGCTGTAGAGGAAGTGTTTGTGAATCTGTACAACAAGGGTTACATTTATAAAGGAAACCGGATCATCAACTGGTGCCCGGTGTGCCATACATCCATTTCCGATGCCGAGGTGGAGCATGTGGAGCAGGCCGGCCATTTCTGGCACATCAAGTATCCGCTGGTGGGCGGAGCTGAGGGCGAGGGGGTTGTTGTGGCAACGACCCGTCCGGAGACCCTGCTGGGTGATACGGCGCTGGCTGTCAACCCGGAGGACGAGCGGTATCAGCATCTCATCGGCAAGAAGGTGATCCTGCCGCTGGTGAACCGGGAGATTCCGATCATCGCCGATTCTTATGTAGACAAAGAGTTCGGTACCGGCGTGGTAAAGATCACCCCGGCCCATGACCCCAACGACTTTGAGGTGGGCAAGCGCCACAATCTGGAGCTGATCAACGTGCTGAACGACGATGCCACCATCAACGAAAAGGGCGGCAAGTACGCAGGCATGGATCGTTACGAGGCGAGAAAAGCCATGGTGGCTGACCTGGATGCCCAGGGCCTTCTGGTAAAGGTAGAGGATCACAGCCACAACGTAGGTACCCATGACCGCTGCAAGACAACGGTAGAGCCCATGGCAAAACAGCAGTGGTTCGTTGCCATGGAGGAGCTGGCAAAACCGGCCATCAATGCGCTGAAAACCGGCGAGCTGAAATTTGTTCCCGAGCGTTTTGACAAAATTTATCTGCACTGGCTGGAAAATATCCGCGACTGGTGTATTTCCAGACAGCTCTGGTGGGGCCACCGGATCCCGGCATACTACTGCGACCAGTGCGGCGAGACCGTGGTGGCAAAAGAAATGCCCAAGGTTTGCCCCAAGTGCGGTTGCACTCATTTTACCCAGGATCCCGACACGCTGGACACCTGGTTCAGCTCCGCGCTGTGGCCTTTCTCCACGCTGGGATGGCCGGAAAAGACAGAGGATCTGGACTACTTCTATCCCACAGATGTGCTGGTAACCGGCTATGACATCATTTTCTTCTGGGTCATCCGTATGGTATTCTCCGGCTACGCACACACCGGAAAAGCACCGTTCCACACCGTTCTGATCCATGGCCTGGTGCGTGACTCCCAGGGACGGAAGATGAGCAAATCTCTGGGCAACGGTATTGACCCGCTGGAGGTTATTGACAAATACGGCGCAGATGCCCTGCGTCTGACGCTGATCACCGGCAATGCACCGGGCAACGACATGCGTTTCTACTGGGAGCGTGTGGAGGCAAGCCGGAATTTTGCCAACAAGGTATGGAATGCGTCCCGGTTTATTATGATGAACATGAAGGATACCCACATGGCGCCGGTGGATCTGGCAACTCTCACCGATGCGGACAAGTGGATCCTGTCCAAGGGCAACCGCCTGGCAGAGGAAGTTACCTCCAACATGGACAAGTATGAGCTGGGCATCGCCGTACAGAAGATTTATGATTTCATCTGGGAGGAGTTCTGCGACTGGTACATCGAGATGGTGAAACCCCGTCTGTACAACCAGGAGGATACCTCGAGAGATGCGGCTCTGTGGACGCTGCGCACCGTGCTCATTCAGGCATTGAAGCTGCTGCACCCGTACATGCCGTTTATCACAGAGGAAATCTTCTGCACCATCCAGGAGGACGAGGAGTCCATCATGATCTCCGACTGGCCGAAATTTACGCCGGACTGGGATTTCCCGGAGGAGGAAAATGCCATCGAGACCATCAAGGAGGCCGTTCGTGCCATCCGTAACGTGCGCACACAGATGAACGTGCCGCCCAGCAGAAAGGCTGCCGTATATGTGGTTTCCGACTCTGAAAAAATAAGAAAAATTTTCGAAAATGGTAAGACTTTCTTCGCAGCTCTGGGCTATGCAAGTGCTATCATGATACAGGAAGACAAGACCGGTATCGCAGACGATGCGGTTTCCGCTGTGATCCACAATGCAGTCGTATACATTCCGTTTGCAGATCTGGTGGACATCGACAAGGAGCTGGAGCGCCTGCAGAAGGAGAAGGAACGTCTGGAAAAAGAGCTTGCCCGTGTCAACGGCATGCTGAACAATGAGAAGTTTATGAGCAAGGCACCGGAGAAGAAGGTGGCTGAGGAGCGCGAGAAGCTTGCGAAATACACACAGATGATGGAGCAGGTGAACGAGCGTCTGCAGCAGCTTCATAAATAG
- a CDS encoding M18 family aminopeptidase — translation MKTARELLTFIEKSPSMFHSVKTIKEKLDAAGFVYLPEASGWELAKGGCYYTIRNHSSIIAFRVGRELSNYHFQMCASHSDSPTYKVKSVPELNGPGEYLRLDVEAYGGMIDNTWFDRPLSVAGRVLVRDGSRVVSRLLYIDRDLLLIPNVAIHFNREVNNGYKYNRQVDLCPLFSAGALEKGAFDEMIASELGVAKEDILGKDLFLVNRQPGTIWGYGDEFISSPKLDDLQCAFVSLEAFLQAENEKTVNVYCCFDNEEVGSNTKQGAMSTFLQDVLHRIHAGLGKSLEDYYRAVAASFLVSCDNAHAVHPNHPEKTDAVNCAWMNKGIVIKESANQKYTTDAFSRAVFTALCQQADVPVQNFANRSDSAGGSTLGNLSNTQVSVHAVDIGLPQLAMHSCYETAGVKDIDYAIRGLKKFYETNIQIEEAEAVSFL, via the coding sequence ATGAAGACAGCAAGAGAATTACTGACATTTATAGAAAAGAGCCCGAGTATGTTTCACTCGGTGAAAACCATCAAAGAAAAGCTGGATGCGGCAGGGTTTGTATACCTGCCGGAGGCGTCCGGCTGGGAGCTTGCAAAGGGCGGATGCTATTATACGATCCGCAACCATTCCAGTATCATCGCGTTTCGCGTTGGCCGGGAGCTGTCTAACTACCATTTCCAGATGTGCGCGTCTCACAGTGATTCCCCTACGTATAAGGTGAAAAGCGTACCGGAGCTGAACGGGCCGGGCGAGTACCTGCGGCTGGATGTGGAGGCCTATGGCGGCATGATTGACAACACCTGGTTTGACCGGCCTTTGAGCGTGGCGGGCCGGGTGCTGGTGAGAGACGGCAGCCGGGTGGTGTCCCGTCTGCTCTATATCGACCGGGATCTTCTGCTCATTCCCAACGTGGCCATCCATTTTAACCGGGAGGTCAACAACGGATACAAGTACAACCGGCAGGTGGATCTGTGTCCGCTGTTTTCTGCGGGCGCACTGGAAAAAGGTGCGTTTGACGAGATGATCGCGTCTGAGCTGGGCGTGGCGAAGGAGGACATTCTGGGCAAAGACCTGTTCCTGGTGAACCGGCAGCCCGGCACCATCTGGGGCTACGGGGACGAGTTTATTTCAAGCCCCAAGCTGGATGACCTGCAGTGTGCTTTCGTGTCCCTGGAGGCATTTTTACAGGCAGAAAACGAGAAAACTGTGAATGTGTACTGCTGCTTCGACAATGAGGAAGTGGGATCCAACACGAAACAGGGCGCCATGTCCACGTTTTTACAGGATGTGCTGCACCGGATACATGCGGGCCTGGGGAAATCTCTGGAGGATTATTATCGGGCCGTGGCGGCTTCCTTCCTGGTGAGCTGTGACAATGCTCATGCGGTGCACCCGAACCATCCGGAGAAAACCGATGCGGTGAACTGCGCGTGGATGAACAAGGGCATCGTCATCAAGGAGAGCGCCAACCAGAAATACACGACGGATGCGTTCAGCCGGGCCGTGTTCACGGCGCTCTGCCAGCAGGCGGACGTGCCAGTGCAGAACTTTGCCAACCGCAGTGACAGCGCAGGCGGTTCCACCCTGGGCAATCTTTCCAACACCCAGGTGAGCGTCCACGCCGTGGATATCGGCCTGCCCCAGCTGGCCATGCACTCCTGCTATGAGACTGCCGGGGTGAAAGATATTGACTATGCCATCCGTGGGCTGAAAAAGTTCTACGAGACGAATATTCAGATCGAAGAGGCGGAGGCTGTAAGCTTCCTGTAA